A window of the Butyricimonas faecalis genome harbors these coding sequences:
- the aspS gene encoding aspartate--tRNA ligase, giving the protein MYRTHTCGQLRMENVNESVCLSGWVQKVRKLGAMTFVDLRDRYGITQLVVEESAPEEIKANVARLGREFVIQVKGTVIERASKNNKIPTGDIEIIVKELNILSESEVPPFTIEDQTDGGDEIRMKYRYLDLRRSCVRKNLELRHRMAQLTRNYLSNLNFIEVETPVLIKSTPEGARDFVVPSRMNQGQFYALPQSPQTFKQLLMVSGFDRYFQIVKCFRDEDLRADRQPEFTQIDCEMSFVEQEDVLEIFEGLIRHLFKEVRGVDIPKLERMTWMDAMEQYGCDKPDLRFGMKIVDLTAVAKGKDFAVFNDAEYIGAIRAPKCAGYTRKQLDELTDFVKRSQIGAKGLVYVKYNEDGTFKSSVDKFYTEADLKVWAEACEAEPGDLLLILVGPKFKTLPQLCELRLEMGDRLGLRDKDVFKPLWVVDFPLLEWDEETQRFYAMHHPFTSPKPEDIPLMDTDPGKVRANAYDMVINGVEVGGGSIRIHDSALQSKMFDCLGFTHEAAQAQFGFLMGAFKFGAPPHGGIAFGFDRLASMFAGLDSIRDVIAFPKNNSGRDVMIDSPAEISPEQFKELGIKLEI; this is encoded by the coding sequence ATGTATAGAACACATACTTGTGGGCAGCTAAGAATGGAGAACGTGAATGAAAGCGTTTGTCTTAGCGGATGGGTACAGAAAGTACGGAAACTTGGAGCCATGACCTTCGTGGATCTTCGTGACCGTTACGGGATTACCCAATTGGTGGTCGAGGAGTCGGCTCCCGAAGAGATTAAAGCTAACGTGGCAAGGCTCGGACGTGAATTCGTGATCCAGGTAAAGGGTACGGTGATTGAAAGAGCCAGCAAAAACAATAAAATACCGACAGGCGATATCGAGATTATCGTGAAAGAATTGAATATTCTGAGCGAATCGGAAGTTCCGCCTTTCACGATCGAGGATCAAACCGACGGGGGAGATGAAATCCGGATGAAATACCGTTACCTGGATTTACGTCGCTCTTGTGTTCGCAAGAACTTGGAATTACGCCACCGCATGGCACAATTGACCCGGAATTATTTGAGTAACTTGAACTTTATCGAGGTGGAAACCCCGGTATTGATCAAGAGTACGCCCGAGGGTGCCCGTGATTTCGTGGTACCTTCCCGTATGAACCAAGGTCAATTTTATGCCCTGCCGCAAAGTCCGCAGACGTTCAAGCAACTGTTGATGGTTTCCGGCTTCGACCGTTATTTCCAGATCGTGAAATGTTTCCGGGACGAGGATTTACGGGCTGACCGTCAACCCGAGTTCACGCAGATCGACTGCGAGATGTCATTCGTGGAGCAAGAAGACGTGTTGGAGATTTTCGAAGGTTTGATCCGTCACTTGTTCAAAGAAGTTCGCGGTGTTGACATTCCCAAATTGGAGAGAATGACCTGGATGGATGCCATGGAACAATACGGCTGCGACAAACCGGATCTTCGTTTCGGGATGAAGATCGTGGATTTGACCGCTGTTGCCAAAGGGAAGGATTTTGCCGTGTTTAACGATGCAGAATATATCGGGGCCATCCGCGCACCTAAATGTGCCGGATATACCCGTAAACAACTGGATGAATTGACGGACTTCGTGAAACGCTCGCAAATCGGGGCCAAAGGTTTGGTTTACGTGAAATACAACGAGGACGGGACTTTCAAATCTTCTGTTGATAAATTTTACACGGAAGCCGATTTGAAAGTATGGGCAGAAGCCTGTGAGGCAGAACCGGGGGATTTGCTCCTGATTCTAGTCGGTCCGAAATTCAAGACTCTTCCCCAATTGTGCGAATTACGCTTGGAAATGGGGGACCGGCTGGGATTACGGGATAAGGATGTATTCAAACCCTTGTGGGTGGTAGATTTCCCCTTGTTGGAATGGGACGAGGAAACCCAGCGTTTCTATGCCATGCACCACCCGTTTACCTCCCCGAAGCCGGAGGATATTCCATTAATGGATACCGATCCGGGTAAGGTTCGAGCCAATGCTTACGACATGGTCATCAATGGCGTGGAGGTTGGTGGCGGTTCTATCCGTATTCACGATTCGGCATTACAATCCAAGATGTTCGATTGCCTGGGTTTCACTCACGAGGCCGCACAGGCTCAGTTCGGGTTCCTCATGGGAGCATTCAAGTTCGGGGCGCCTCCTCACGGTGGTATCGCGTTCGGTTTCGACCGGTTAGCCTCGATGTTTGCCGGGTTGGATTCCATCCGCGACGTGATTGCTTTCCCGAAGAACAATTCCGGGCGTGACGTGATGATTGATTCCCCCGCTGAAATCTCTCCGGAGCAGTTCAAGGAACTGGGAATTAAATTAGAAATTTAA
- a CDS encoding PSP1 domain-containing protein: protein MSEINEEEVQNNSENKNIKQQPQVVPVIDHRLLAGKLTVYNWMEDTPEGCAPSDIVEVRFKNTRKGFYLNNSNLKLNIGDIVAVEAALGHDIGIVSLTGELVREQMRLKKIDLERNPLRKIYRKAKPHDIEKWQQAIALEHDTMIRSRVIAADLGLDMKIGDVEYQGDKTKAIFYYIANDRVDFRKLIKILAETFHIRIEMKQIGARQEAGRIGGIGSCGRKLCCSTFITNFISVSTSAARYQDISLNPQKLAGQCGKLKCCLNYEVDAYIDEQKDFPSTNIWLNTGEGMLYHQKTDIFGRNMSYSFDKEGRGTLIKLSVARVKEIIAMNKRGQIPAKAIEAEKEEQVSIGYTDGVGEESLNRFDEKKQNQSKRNHSRNRNNRKNNQKENSNTNNENKPKENPGNNTGNKPENRNENRQGNRPKRRPENRNNNQQGNRSNEKPANRPEGSKVLRKQDKNNKPENKENNKPAEQ from the coding sequence ATGAGCGAGATTAACGAAGAAGAAGTACAAAATAACTCCGAAAATAAAAATATAAAGCAACAACCACAGGTTGTCCCCGTGATTGACCACCGCCTGCTGGCAGGGAAACTCACGGTCTATAACTGGATGGAAGATACCCCGGAAGGATGCGCTCCTTCTGACATCGTGGAAGTCCGGTTTAAGAATACAAGGAAGGGTTTTTATTTAAACAACAGCAACCTGAAGCTGAACATCGGGGACATCGTGGCCGTGGAAGCCGCCTTGGGGCATGACATCGGGATCGTATCTCTCACGGGTGAACTCGTGCGGGAACAGATGAGGCTGAAAAAAATTGATCTGGAACGTAATCCCTTGAGGAAAATATACCGCAAGGCAAAACCTCACGACATCGAAAAATGGCAACAGGCTATCGCCTTGGAACACGACACGATGATCCGGTCACGTGTCATCGCCGCCGATTTAGGACTCGACATGAAGATCGGGGACGTGGAGTACCAAGGGGACAAGACAAAAGCCATCTTTTACTACATTGCCAATGACCGCGTGGATTTCCGGAAGTTGATCAAGATTCTGGCAGAAACTTTCCACATCCGGATCGAGATGAAGCAGATCGGAGCCCGTCAGGAGGCGGGACGTATCGGGGGAATCGGGTCGTGCGGACGTAAATTATGCTGTTCCACGTTCATCACGAATTTTATTTCCGTTTCCACTTCAGCCGCCCGTTATCAGGACATCTCCTTGAACCCGCAAAAGCTGGCAGGCCAATGCGGCAAGTTGAAATGTTGTCTGAACTACGAGGTAGACGCTTATATTGACGAGCAAAAAGATTTCCCGTCCACCAACATCTGGCTGAACACGGGTGAAGGGATGCTTTATCACCAAAAAACAGATATTTTTGGTCGCAATATGTCCTACTCTTTCGACAAAGAAGGACGCGGTACGCTGATCAAATTGTCCGTTGCCCGCGTGAAGGAGATCATTGCCATGAATAAACGGGGACAAATTCCGGCAAAAGCCATCGAAGCGGAAAAAGAGGAACAAGTGAGTATCGGCTACACGGACGGGGTGGGAGAAGAAAGTTTGAATCGTTTTGACGAGAAAAAACAAAATCAAAGCAAACGAAATCATTCGAGAAATCGTAATAATCGAAAAAATAACCAGAAGGAAAACAGTAACACGAATAACGAGAACAAACCCAAGGAGAATCCGGGGAACAATACGGGAAACAAACCTGAAAACAGAAACGAAAACAGGCAAGGCAACAGACCTAAGCGCAGGCCCGAAAACCGGAATAACAATCAACAGGGCAATCGTTCCAACGAGAAACCGGCTAATCGTCCGGAGGGATCGAAAGTGTTGCGTAAACAAGACAAAAACAATAAACCGGAAAACAAGGAAAATAATAAACCTGCTGAACAATGA
- a CDS encoding rhomboid family intramembrane serine protease, protein MFTQEGLTHLFFNMFAVFMFGRILESVWGTKRFIIYYFVTGLGAAALHSLVSLYGLHNMQEQFYAFQSTPDAGVFAEFVRSHVSNPKLLSELMQFVDAWNAAPASAQFAGQAEYYMQGIIQVYTNAPAFGASGAVFGILLAFGMLFPNTELYLMFIPIPIKAKYFVLLYGAAELFFGLQNSVGDNVAHFAHLGGMLFGFFLILYWRKHSKKFY, encoded by the coding sequence ATGTTCACGCAGGAAGGTCTTACTCACCTTTTCTTCAATATGTTTGCGGTGTTCATGTTCGGGCGGATATTGGAATCGGTATGGGGTACCAAACGTTTTATTATTTACTATTTTGTTACCGGATTAGGCGCTGCCGCACTCCACTCGCTGGTAAGCTTGTACGGTCTGCACAATATGCAGGAACAATTCTACGCATTCCAAAGTACTCCCGATGCAGGAGTCTTCGCGGAATTCGTGCGTTCTCATGTAAGTAATCCTAAATTGCTCTCGGAACTCATGCAATTCGTTGATGCCTGGAATGCCGCTCCTGCCAGTGCCCAATTTGCCGGACAGGCAGAATATTATATGCAAGGTATAATTCAAGTCTACACCAATGCCCCGGCGTTCGGAGCATCCGGTGCTGTCTTCGGCATATTGCTAGCATTCGGTATGTTGTTCCCGAACACGGAGTTGTACTTGATGTTCATCCCGATCCCTATTAAAGCGAAGTATTTCGTGCTCTTGTACGGTGCTGCCGAATTGTTCTTCGGTTTACAGAATTCGGTAGGTGACAACGTGGCTCACTTCGCACACTTGGGTGGTATGCTTTTCGGTTTCTTCCTAATCCTTTACTGGCGAAAACACAGCAAGAAGTTTTACTAG
- the hflX gene encoding GTPase HflX, translated as MSEYFYTKKEAEKAILVGVALQSENISYDIMCEYLDELAFLAETAGAETVKIFTQNLDKPVTATFIGKGKLEEIKTYVEENDIDLIIFDDELSPTQIRNLERELKGRKVLDRTNLILDIFAKRARTAEAKAQVELAQYQYLLPRLTGMWTHLERQKGGIGLRGPGESEIETDRRIIRDKITRLKEQLAKIDKQMVTQRKNRGKLVRVALVGYTNVGKSTLMNLLSKSEVFAENKLFATLDTTVRKIAIKNVPLLLADTVGFIRKLPHHLVESFKSTLDEVREADVILHVVDISHPQFEDQIRVVNETLGELMNHSKPTITVFNKIDAFTYTKKDEDDLTPMERKNYSLEDLKQMWMSKQEGETVYISAKSKENIEELKEKLYDIVKDIHSARFPFNDFLYQDFELDEEGK; from the coding sequence ATGAGCGAATATTTTTATACGAAGAAAGAAGCAGAAAAAGCCATTCTTGTAGGTGTAGCGCTACAATCAGAAAACATCAGCTATGACATAATGTGTGAATACTTGGACGAACTCGCGTTCCTAGCGGAAACAGCAGGAGCGGAAACCGTGAAAATATTCACGCAAAACTTGGATAAGCCGGTAACGGCCACCTTTATCGGTAAAGGGAAATTGGAAGAAATCAAAACATACGTCGAAGAAAACGACATCGACTTGATCATCTTTGATGACGAATTAAGCCCGACACAAATCAGAAATCTTGAAAGAGAACTAAAAGGAAGAAAAGTCCTTGACCGTACCAACCTTATCCTGGATATTTTCGCCAAAAGAGCCCGTACGGCGGAAGCAAAAGCCCAAGTTGAACTGGCACAATACCAATACTTACTTCCTCGTCTGACGGGTATGTGGACCCACTTGGAAAGACAAAAAGGAGGTATCGGACTTCGCGGTCCGGGAGAAAGCGAAATCGAAACCGACAGACGTATCATCCGGGACAAAATTACTCGCTTGAAAGAACAACTGGCCAAGATTGACAAACAGATGGTCACGCAACGTAAAAACCGCGGGAAACTCGTGCGAGTAGCCTTAGTGGGATACACCAACGTGGGCAAATCCACGCTCATGAACCTGCTAAGCAAATCGGAAGTATTCGCCGAGAACAAACTTTTTGCAACCCTGGACACCACGGTACGAAAAATCGCCATCAAGAACGTTCCGCTATTATTGGCCGACACGGTCGGGTTCATCCGTAAACTTCCCCATCACCTGGTAGAATCATTTAAATCCACGCTCGACGAGGTAAGAGAAGCGGATGTCATTTTGCATGTAGTCGACATCTCCCACCCCCAGTTCGAGGATCAGATCCGGGTCGTGAACGAAACTCTGGGCGAATTAATGAATCACTCCAAACCCACGATCACGGTATTCAATAAAATAGATGCCTTCACGTACACGAAAAAAGACGAGGACGACCTCACCCCCATGGAACGGAAAAACTATAGCCTGGAGGACCTGAAACAAATGTGGATGTCCAAACAGGAGGGAGAAACCGTGTACATTTCGGCTAAATCCAAAGAAAATATCGAGGAATTGAAAGAAAAGCTATACGATATAGTCAAAGACATCCATTCGGCACGCTTCCCGTTCAACGATTTCTTGTATCAAGACTTCGAGTTGGACGAAGAGGGCAAGTAA
- a CDS encoding IS110 family RNA-guided transposase, translated as MENFYFIGVDVSKKKLDFCVLLNGTIVLEEVVNNNIPSIRRFLETFLVDFKTSIDNLLVCAEHTGQYTFPLSIACQSLSCGLWLENPAQIKYSSGFSRGKNDKVDAHRIARYASRFSDNARYYQRPREEIERLKQLRNEQDLYKSDLAKYKGQLSDQREFMLDRVYQEKAQRLERLIEELEKLIKDIDLLVETIIRSCRVLWRQRELLLSVEGVGPSVALCLIIETEAFTRFDDPRKFACHAGVAPFRYTSGSSQHSRNKVSQRANKQIKTLLHMAALSITGRKSGELKAYYERKVKEGKNKMTVINAIRAKLIARMFAVIKKDQFYTPVYS; from the coding sequence ATGGAAAACTTTTATTTTATCGGGGTAGACGTTAGTAAAAAGAAACTTGATTTTTGCGTGTTGCTAAACGGCACGATAGTTCTTGAAGAAGTAGTAAACAATAACATCCCGTCGATACGTCGTTTCCTGGAAACGTTCTTGGTTGATTTTAAAACCTCGATCGATAACCTGCTAGTCTGTGCCGAGCACACGGGGCAGTACACCTTCCCCCTGTCAATCGCTTGCCAGTCTCTCTCTTGTGGTTTATGGCTTGAAAATCCAGCGCAGATCAAGTATTCTTCGGGCTTCTCACGTGGGAAGAATGACAAGGTCGATGCTCACCGAATCGCTCGCTACGCCTCTCGTTTCAGTGACAACGCTCGTTATTACCAGCGTCCTCGGGAAGAGATCGAGCGCCTCAAGCAGTTAAGGAACGAGCAAGACCTTTACAAGTCGGACTTGGCCAAGTACAAGGGGCAACTCTCCGACCAACGAGAGTTCATGCTTGATCGAGTCTATCAAGAGAAGGCTCAAAGACTGGAACGGTTGATAGAAGAGCTGGAAAAATTGATCAAAGATATCGATCTACTCGTCGAGACAATTATCCGTTCCTGCCGTGTTCTCTGGCGTCAGCGGGAGTTGTTGCTATCAGTCGAGGGGGTTGGGCCGAGTGTCGCCCTTTGCTTGATCATCGAGACAGAAGCGTTCACGCGCTTCGATGATCCCCGCAAGTTCGCCTGTCATGCCGGGGTAGCACCTTTCCGTTACACCTCGGGAAGCAGTCAACATTCCAGGAACAAGGTATCCCAGCGGGCGAACAAGCAAATCAAGACGTTGTTACACATGGCTGCCTTGTCGATCACGGGAAGGAAGTCTGGTGAGTTAAAGGCGTATTACGAGAGAAAGGTTAAGGAAGGAAAGAACAAGATGACGGTCATTAACGCGATCAGGGCAAAGCTGATCGCGAGAATGTTTGCTGTCATCAAAAAAGATCAATTTTATACCCCTGTTTATTCATGA
- a CDS encoding DNA polymerase III subunit — MFFKDVIGHEEIKQRLITSLQTGRISHAQLFSGDTGAGSLALALAFTQYLFCTGDKHEDACGVCPECKKMQKLIHPDLHFVFPVVKSAKIKTPISDEYINEWRNLLLKSPYIDMEEWLGAMGDENAQALIYTEESGNILRKLNLKSFESDYKVMIIWLPEKMKTECSNKLLKILEEPYPNTLFLLVTEHAEEIITTILSRTQRINVPPLTQEDIAEQLVLQKHLVRESADQVAHVASGSWLRALRMLNETDESIYNQEKFVQMMRLCWERKMLPVNEFVNELASLGREKQKSFLMHCIRMLRENFVKNFGIEKIVYMTEREKTFSTRFSPYVHEGNIIPLFDEFERAYSDIIRNGNGKIIFTDLCIKVMQNIRP; from the coding sequence GTGTTTTTTAAAGACGTCATAGGACATGAAGAGATAAAGCAACGACTGATTACTTCCCTGCAAACGGGAAGAATCAGTCATGCACAACTCTTTTCCGGCGATACGGGAGCGGGGTCGCTGGCCCTGGCGTTAGCTTTCACGCAATACCTTTTCTGCACGGGCGACAAACATGAAGATGCTTGTGGGGTATGTCCGGAGTGCAAGAAGATGCAGAAATTGATCCACCCGGATTTACATTTTGTCTTTCCCGTGGTAAAATCTGCCAAAATAAAAACACCGATCAGTGACGAGTATATCAACGAATGGCGCAATCTTCTGCTCAAAAGTCCATACATCGACATGGAAGAGTGGTTGGGAGCGATGGGCGACGAAAATGCCCAAGCCTTGATATACACGGAAGAAAGCGGGAATATTCTCCGAAAACTCAACTTGAAATCCTTCGAATCGGACTACAAGGTTATGATCATCTGGCTACCCGAAAAGATGAAAACGGAATGTTCCAACAAGCTTTTAAAGATATTGGAAGAACCCTATCCAAACACGCTATTTCTGTTAGTCACCGAACACGCCGAGGAGATTATCACCACGATTCTCTCGCGTACCCAGCGGATTAATGTACCCCCTCTGACCCAAGAAGACATAGCGGAACAACTGGTTCTTCAAAAACACTTGGTTCGGGAGTCGGCTGACCAAGTCGCTCACGTGGCATCCGGTAGCTGGTTGAGAGCCCTCCGTATGCTGAACGAGACCGACGAATCTATATACAACCAAGAGAAATTCGTGCAGATGATGCGTCTCTGCTGGGAACGGAAAATGCTTCCCGTCAACGAATTTGTCAACGAACTCGCTTCTCTCGGAAGAGAAAAGCAAAAAAGTTTCCTGATGCACTGCATCCGTATGTTACGGGAAAACTTTGTCAAAAACTTTGGTATTGAAAAAATAGTATACATGACGGAACGGGAGAAAACTTTCTCCACGAGATTCTCTCCCTACGTTCATGAAGGCAACATCATTCCCCTTTTCGATGAATTCGAACGCGCATACAGCGACATCATCCGGAACGGGAACGGGAAAATAATTTTCACGGATCTTTGTATCAAGGTGATGCAAAACATCAGACCGTGA
- a CDS encoding energy transducer TonB, with protein MEVKKSPKADLEGKKTIFLEIGFVIALGILLSAFNWKTNTKVEEGFVITQEEQVEEEIIPITQQMMKPPPPPPPAPKLTDLIEIVEDELSIDEELEIDDAEADVENKSNYNFDYDGDSWGEEESDGEADIFQVVEDMPQFPGGSVQKWIAKNVKYPMIAQENNIQGKVFVQFVIEKDGSVSDVKVARSVDPSLDKEAIRVVKAMPKWKPGKQRGKPVRVSYTVPINFQLQ; from the coding sequence ATGGAAGTAAAAAAATCACCTAAAGCAGATCTTGAAGGGAAAAAGACCATTTTTCTTGAGATCGGTTTTGTTATAGCTCTAGGGATTCTACTGAGTGCTTTCAACTGGAAGACCAACACGAAAGTAGAAGAAGGGTTTGTTATTACCCAAGAAGAGCAGGTTGAGGAGGAAATCATTCCTATTACTCAACAAATGATGAAACCACCCCCACCACCTCCTCCAGCCCCTAAATTGACGGACTTGATCGAGATCGTGGAAGACGAATTAAGTATTGACGAGGAACTTGAAATCGACGATGCGGAAGCTGATGTTGAAAACAAAAGCAATTACAACTTTGATTACGACGGAGACAGCTGGGGTGAAGAAGAGAGCGACGGAGAAGCTGACATCTTCCAAGTAGTAGAAGATATGCCGCAATTCCCCGGAGGTAGCGTGCAAAAATGGATCGCGAAAAACGTAAAATACCCGATGATCGCGCAAGAGAATAACATTCAGGGTAAAGTTTTCGTACAATTCGTGATCGAAAAAGACGGTAGTGTTAGCGACGTGAAAGTTGCCAGATCCGTTGACCCATCTTTGGACAAAGAAGCCATTCGCGTGGTGAAAGCCATGCCGAAATGGAAACCTGGAAAACAGAGAGGTAAACCGGTTCGAGTATCTTACACTGTACCTATCAACTTCCAGTTACAGTAA
- the tyrS gene encoding tyrosine--tRNA ligase, translating to MNFVEELRWRGMIHNIMPGTEEQLAKEQTTAYVGIDPTADSLHIGHLVSVMMMKHLQMAGHKPIFVIGGATGMIGDPSGKSLERNLLDEDTIQKNMAGIKAQLSKFIDFNSSESNAAIMVNNYDWMKNFSFLDFIREVGKHITVNYMMSKDSVKKRLSADSTNGMSFTEFTYQLVQGYDFLYLRRNYNCLLQMGGSDQWGNITTGGELIRRKDGGEAYGLTWPLMTKSDGKKFGKTESGNVWLDPRRTSPYKFYQFWLNSTDEDAARYIKIFTILPPAEIDALIAEHQEAPHLRKLQKVLAKEVTCLIHGEEAYNSALEASQILFGNATSDVLKRLDEDTLLSVFEGVPQFEVARTDLEAGIPIVDLMAEKTSMMSSKGEARRALKGNAISINKEKVQDQELVVTPEYLIDGKFILLQSGKKNYFLITVK from the coding sequence ATGAATTTTGTTGAAGAACTAAGATGGAGAGGGATGATCCATAACATCATGCCGGGAACCGAAGAACAATTGGCAAAAGAGCAAACGACGGCTTATGTCGGAATTGACCCGACGGCTGATTCCTTGCATATCGGTCACCTCGTGTCGGTTATGATGATGAAACATTTGCAGATGGCCGGGCACAAACCGATTTTCGTGATAGGTGGAGCGACGGGCATGATTGGAGATCCCAGCGGTAAATCCTTAGAACGGAATTTGTTGGACGAGGATACCATTCAGAAAAATATGGCGGGAATTAAAGCCCAGTTGTCCAAGTTTATTGATTTCAATTCCAGCGAGTCGAACGCGGCAATCATGGTGAATAATTATGACTGGATGAAAAACTTCTCTTTCCTCGATTTTATTCGGGAAGTGGGAAAACACATCACCGTGAATTACATGATGTCAAAAGATTCCGTGAAAAAACGCTTGAGTGCCGATTCAACGAACGGCATGTCGTTCACGGAATTCACTTATCAGTTGGTGCAAGGGTATGACTTCTTGTACTTGCGTCGTAATTATAACTGCTTGTTGCAAATGGGTGGTTCCGACCAATGGGGGAATATCACCACGGGAGGAGAGTTGATTCGCCGGAAAGATGGCGGAGAAGCTTATGGTTTGACTTGGCCATTAATGACCAAGAGTGACGGGAAGAAATTCGGGAAAACAGAGTCCGGTAACGTGTGGTTAGACCCGCGGCGCACGTCTCCATACAAATTCTACCAGTTCTGGCTGAACAGCACGGACGAGGATGCTGCCCGGTATATCAAGATTTTCACGATATTGCCACCGGCCGAGATTGATGCCTTGATTGCCGAGCATCAAGAGGCCCCGCATTTAAGAAAACTGCAGAAAGTGCTGGCAAAAGAAGTGACTTGCTTGATTCACGGGGAAGAAGCTTATAATTCGGCTTTGGAAGCCTCGCAAATCCTTTTCGGTAACGCGACATCCGACGTGTTGAAACGTTTGGATGAAGACACGCTATTGTCCGTTTTCGAGGGGGTTCCTCAATTTGAGGTGGCACGAACGGATTTAGAGGCTGGGATTCCTATCGTGGACTTGATGGCAGAGAAAACTTCCATGATGTCTTCAAAAGGCGAGGCTCGGCGAGCTTTGAAAGGAAACGCGATCAGTATAAATAAGGAAAAAGTGCAGGATCAAGAATTAGTCGTTACTCCCGAATATTTGATTGACGGCAAATTTATCCTTCTACAGAGTGGAAAAAAGAATTATTTCTTGATTACGGTAAAGTAA
- a CDS encoding CvpA family protein: MINNLTVNYIDVIILLPLLYGAYKGFSQGLIIEMSTLFALVLGVFISLRYAVNVENFLKDFVVLPESYAYYIAFAVTFLLVIILMHLLGKLLTKLIDMVSLGLFNKLFGIVMGVLKAAIVVSVVLFIVNALDVRYDFISAKTKSDSLLYKPFVNFANGVYENTIK, from the coding sequence GTGATTAATAATTTAACGGTGAATTACATTGATGTGATTATATTGCTGCCGTTGCTATACGGGGCGTATAAAGGCTTTAGCCAGGGGTTGATTATTGAAATGTCAACGTTATTTGCGTTGGTGCTGGGAGTTTTTATCTCGTTGAGATATGCCGTGAACGTGGAGAATTTTTTGAAAGATTTCGTGGTCTTGCCGGAATCTTATGCCTATTACATCGCTTTTGCCGTGACCTTCCTGCTGGTTATTATCTTGATGCACCTGCTTGGGAAATTGTTGACCAAGTTGATAGATATGGTTTCATTGGGATTGTTTAACAAGTTGTTCGGGATCGTGATGGGGGTGTTGAAAGCGGCCATCGTGGTGAGCGTGGTACTTTTCATCGTGAACGCGCTGGACGTGCGTTATGATTTTATTTCGGCAAAAACGAAAAGTGATAGCTTGTTGTACAAACCTTTTGTTAACTTTGCAAATGGTGTTTACGAAAACACGATAAAATAA
- a CDS encoding energy transducer TonB — protein sequence MEVKKSSKANLENKKGIFFEIGLIVALACIFLAFEWKVDVKMEEGFIVINTEEQLDEEIIPVTQRMQQALPPPPPAPRLTDLIEIVDEEINLDDNLDIIDAEANVANHGVYDFSGTGSGYEGEYGYGDEYSGESEVFAVVEEMPRFPGGNVQKWITKHIKYPMVAQENNIQGKVFVQFVIEKDGSVSNVNVTRSVDPSLDKEAIRVIQSMPKWIPGKQRKKPVRVSFTVPINFQLQ from the coding sequence ATGGAAGTGAAAAAATCATCAAAGGCAAACCTCGAAAACAAAAAAGGAATCTTCTTCGAGATCGGACTAATCGTAGCGTTAGCCTGCATATTCCTTGCTTTCGAGTGGAAAGTCGACGTGAAGATGGAAGAAGGCTTCATAGTAATAAACACGGAAGAACAGTTGGACGAGGAAATCATACCCGTTACGCAACGGATGCAACAAGCACTTCCGCCACCACCTCCCGCACCTCGGTTAACCGACTTGATAGAGATCGTAGATGAAGAGATAAATCTAGATGACAACCTGGACATCATAGACGCGGAAGCCAACGTTGCCAATCACGGAGTCTACGACTTTAGCGGTACGGGTAGCGGGTACGAGGGTGAATACGGGTATGGAGATGAATATTCCGGAGAATCCGAAGTATTCGCGGTTGTTGAAGAGATGCCGAGATTCCCGGGAGGCAATGTACAGAAATGGATTACCAAACACATCAAATACCCGATGGTTGCCCAGGAAAATAATATCCAAGGCAAAGTTTTTGTACAATTTGTCATCGAGAAAGACGGTAGCGTTTCAAACGTGAATGTCACCAGATCCGTGGATCCTTCCCTCGACAAGGAGGCCATTCGTGTCATTCAATCCATGCCGAAATGGATTCCCGGAAAGCAACGAAAGAAACCGGTGAGAGTGTCTTTCACGGTTCCTATTAATTTCCAATTACAATAA